Part of the Oceanispirochaeta sp. genome, CTTTTAGTCGCGGTTTTCCAGAGATGTATAGGCCAAACGAGGGCTTACGCTCTTGTATGCTGGTCTGATGATTCTTCCACCACTTACCATCTCTTCAACCCTGTGGGCACACCAGCCGGGAATACGGGCGATGGCAAAAATGGGTGTATAAAGGTCTTCAGGAATATTCAGGATACTGTAAACAAAGCCAGAAAAGAAATCTACATTGGCGCACAGAGGCTTGTTTGTGTTTTTCAATTTCTGAAAAATTCCGGGAGTCAATCTCTCTACTTTTTCATACAGAAAATACTCCTCCATTCTATCTGATGTTTCAGCCAGTTCTCTTGCTTTCTCTTTTAGAACCTCTGCTCTCGGATCTGAAAGAGTATAAACGGCATGTCCCATACCGTAGATCAATCCTTTCTTGTCAAAAGCATCTTTCATCAGAATCTTGCTGATATAATCTGCTATCTCTTTTTCACTGTTCCAGTCTTTAACATGTTCCTTGATATTATCCATCATCCGGGCAACCTGAATATTGGCACCTCCATGGAGTGGTCCTTTCAAGGAGCCAATGGCTGTTGCAATAGCGCTATAAGTATCTGTTCCCGAAGAGGAGACGACATGTGTCGAAAAGGCTGAATTGTTTCCTCCCCCGTGTTCTGCATGAAGGACGAGTGAAAGGTCAAGGATTTCCGCCTCAATGGCCTTATATGCTTTATTGGGCCGAATCATTTGCAGCAGGTTTTCTGCGGTGCTCAATGTAGGGTCCGGTTTATGAATAAACAGACTCTCTCCCATATAGTAATGAGCCTTTGCCTGATAGGCAT contains:
- a CDS encoding citrate/2-methylcitrate synthase, coding for MEKNEKNEKHEQFLKKYSGIMDTHNRIPLDLYERYNVKRGLRNPDGTGVLVGLTEIGDVHGYIMEEGDKVPVKGVLRYRGIDVKDLTKGFQKEKRFGFEETIFLLLFGYLPSIEELSNFKERIGEYRELPDQFTEDMILKAPSNNIMNKLARSVLAAYSFDNDAEDTSVWNMLRQSVELIAQLPTMAAYAYQAKAHYYMGESLFIHKPDPTLSTAENLLQMIRPNKAYKAIEAEILDLSLVLHAEHGGGNNSAFSTHVVSSSGTDTYSAIATAIGSLKGPLHGGANIQVARMMDNIKEHVKDWNSEKEIADYISKILMKDAFDKKGLIYGMGHAVYTLSDPRAEVLKEKARELAETSDRMEEYFLYEKVERLTPGIFQKLKNTNKPLCANVDFFSGFVYSILNIPEDLYTPIFAIARIPGWCAHRVEEMVSGGRIIRPAYKSVSPRLAYTSLENRD